One genomic segment of Chloroflexota bacterium includes these proteins:
- a CDS encoding SH3 domain-containing protein, translating to RAWRRAADAGAAAAQRVRALATRAARRIATAARRALGFWAQRRVAKPALVYVLAAAVVLIIVGAAAWALAGRGAPAATAPSAHATPTTAPTVAPAPTATKPSPTPAPTPVDENAIYATIETEKANIRSGPATVYPIISVAEKGQRFQVIARSPKSDWFEICCIQGKSAWVYQDRVKIWGDMNALPISTPTPPPPQQIRTTSDGTGR from the coding sequence CGCGCCTGGCGGCGGGCCGCCGACGCGGGCGCCGCGGCAGCCCAGCGCGTGCGCGCCCTGGCGACCAGGGCCGCGCGGCGCATCGCCACCGCCGCGCGACGAGCGTTGGGCTTCTGGGCGCAGCGCCGCGTCGCGAAACCCGCCCTCGTCTATGTCCTGGCGGCCGCCGTCGTCCTGATCATCGTCGGCGCAGCCGCGTGGGCACTCGCGGGGAGGGGCGCACCTGCCGCAACCGCTCCGAGCGCGCATGCGACCCCCACGACCGCGCCGACGGTGGCCCCTGCACCCACTGCCACGAAGCCCTCACCCACGCCCGCCCCAACCCCGGTGGACGAGAACGCCATCTACGCGACCATAGAGACCGAGAAAGCCAATATCCGAAGCGGCCCCGCCACCGTGTACCCCATCATCAGCGTGGCCGAGAAGGGGCAACGGTTCCAGGTAATCGCCCGCTCGCCCAAGAGCGACTGGTTTGAAATCTGCTGCATTCAGGGCAAAAGCGCCTGGGTGTATCAAGACCGCGTGAAGATTTGGGGCGACATGAACGCCTTGCCCATCTCCACGCCCACGCCCCCACCGCCCCAGCAGATTCGGACCACATCCGACGGCACAGGGCGCTAG
- a CDS encoding serine/threonine protein kinase translates to MARLEGTTINNRYEVSTFLGRGGMAEVYKAHDRDTGRTVALKFLRDDLAEDRVFLRRFRREAQVLEQLRHPNIMAYYGFEESGDKAFIVVEYVDGETLRRKLRRLKSPLTVGQALSILKPVCEALDYAHSLNIYHCDIKPANIMIQGDGRIVLTDFGIARMTGVATATSLTPGTPAYMAPEQCRGQDVSAQTDIYSLGVTLFEMITLERPFKGDTATIRGSANERIRWEQIRRPAPSPRVFNPDVPLTVARQVRIALSKKPSARHASATQFFQSLLVPGVVTIDHDWHWEALEPRPGDERPEDAETPST, encoded by the coding sequence ATGGCACGATTGGAAGGGACGACTATCAACAACCGCTATGAAGTGTCCACGTTCCTCGGCCGCGGCGGCATGGCCGAGGTGTACAAGGCCCACGACCGCGACACCGGCCGCACCGTGGCGCTCAAGTTCCTGCGCGACGACCTGGCCGAGGACAGGGTCTTCCTGCGACGGTTCCGCCGCGAGGCCCAGGTCCTGGAACAGTTGCGCCACCCCAACATCATGGCCTATTACGGCTTTGAGGAAAGCGGCGACAAGGCGTTCATCGTGGTGGAATACGTGGACGGCGAGACGCTACGACGCAAACTGCGCAGGCTCAAATCGCCCCTGACCGTCGGGCAAGCCCTGAGCATCCTGAAGCCCGTGTGCGAGGCGCTGGACTACGCCCATTCGCTGAACATCTACCACTGCGACATCAAGCCGGCGAATATCATGATCCAGGGCGATGGCCGGATTGTGCTAACCGACTTCGGCATCGCGCGCATGACCGGCGTGGCTACGGCCACCAGCCTCACGCCAGGGACCCCCGCGTACATGGCCCCCGAGCAGTGCCGCGGGCAGGATGTCAGCGCCCAGACCGACATCTACTCGCTGGGCGTAACGCTGTTTGAGATGATCACCCTGGAGCGCCCGTTCAAAGGCGATACGGCCACGATCCGCGGCTCGGCCAACGAGCGCATCCGATGGGAGCAGATTCGCAGGCCCGCGCCATCGCCGCGCGTGTTCAATCCCGACGTCCCCCTGACGGTGGCGCGGCAGGTCCGCATCGCGCTGTCCAAGAAACCCTCGGCCCGCCATGCCTCCGCCACGCAGTTCTTCCAAAGCCTGCTGGTGCCCGGGGTCGTTACGATTGATCACGACTGGCACTGGGAAGCCCTGGAGCCCCGCCCTGGCGACGAAAGGCCCGAGGACGCCGAGACTCCCTCTACCTAG
- a CDS encoding glycerophosphodiester phosphodiesterase — MGQRVLNLGHRGASHDAPQNTLAAFRLANQYGADGYELDVHLTKDGVPVVIHDFSVDKTTDGTGPVAGFTLEELKRLDAGVKFSPRFAGERIPTLAEVLDVLEPHMIVNVELKTTSLADNGLERATIDLIRARGLQDRVILSSFNPFSLLRVRRIAPELKIGLLYAPDLPLYLRRAWFRFLLKPQALHPHYSMVDARYMQWARRKGYEVNVWTVDDPDDMRRLAALGVNAIITNRPDVLRSVLGPA; from the coding sequence ATGGGACAGCGGGTTCTCAATCTGGGGCACAGGGGGGCGAGCCACGACGCGCCGCAGAACACCCTGGCCGCCTTCCGCCTGGCCAATCAGTACGGCGCGGACGGGTACGAGTTGGATGTGCACCTCACGAAAGACGGCGTGCCCGTGGTGATCCACGATTTCAGCGTGGACAAGACGACCGACGGCACGGGGCCGGTGGCGGGGTTTACGCTGGAGGAACTAAAGCGGCTGGATGCCGGCGTCAAGTTCTCGCCGCGGTTCGCGGGCGAGCGCATCCCCACGCTGGCAGAAGTGCTGGATGTCCTGGAACCCCACATGATCGTCAACGTGGAACTGAAGACGACAAGCCTGGCCGACAACGGTCTGGAAAGGGCGACCATTGACCTGATCCGTGCGCGCGGTCTGCAAGATCGCGTCATCCTGTCCTCGTTCAATCCGTTCTCGCTGCTCCGCGTCCGTAGGATTGCCCCCGAGTTGAAAATTGGCCTTCTGTACGCGCCGGACTTGCCCCTGTATCTGCGTAGGGCCTGGTTCCGCTTCCTGCTGAAACCCCAGGCGCTCCACCCGCACTACAGCATGGTGGACGCGCGATACATGCAATGGGCCAGGCGCAAGGGGTATGAGGTGAACGTCTGGACGGTGGACGATCCCGACGACATGCGGCGGCTGGCGGCGCTCGGCGTCAACGCCATCATCACCAACCGCCCCGACGTGCTGCGGTCGGTGCTGGGCCCCGCCTAG
- a CDS encoding NYN domain-containing protein encodes MGLYVVDGNNLKEYMARAGLLRSADDTLLVSWLQRWAEPGKSKRHKPHRVLVYFDAGVQGRYPSRGNVRVQIAPPGVSADEAIIRELARIPASGGRRDATLVTSDRALAERAQELGVRVVDCLQFAGRSRDATQKPDDAQEKAQAAKKLGRALDEIFLPPGERKAHAAPAPAPTRLSPAKVSQLRDPVRLADLLRRGDRVIRRRAALALGAVGTDKARQALEEILLGDPVPSVRAAAADALGILGDRRSSRALERAAGDRFPLVRAAVARALRRCGGEGSGATLERLAHDERRRVRRAATEAEGPRAKS; translated from the coding sequence GTGGGCCTGTATGTGGTGGACGGGAATAACCTGAAGGAGTACATGGCGCGGGCCGGGCTGCTGCGCTCCGCCGATGATACCCTGCTGGTGTCGTGGCTCCAGCGTTGGGCCGAGCCGGGCAAGAGCAAACGCCACAAGCCGCATCGGGTTCTGGTCTATTTTGACGCCGGCGTCCAGGGGCGGTACCCATCAAGGGGGAACGTGCGCGTGCAGATTGCGCCGCCCGGCGTGAGTGCGGACGAGGCCATCATCCGCGAGTTGGCCCGAATCCCCGCTTCCGGGGGCAGGCGCGACGCGACACTGGTTACGTCGGACCGGGCTCTGGCGGAGCGCGCCCAGGAGCTGGGCGTGCGCGTGGTGGACTGCCTCCAGTTTGCGGGGCGCTCCCGCGACGCGACCCAGAAGCCCGATGACGCGCAGGAGAAGGCGCAGGCGGCGAAGAAACTGGGGCGCGCCCTGGATGAGATTTTCCTCCCCCCTGGCGAGCGCAAAGCGCACGCCGCGCCGGCGCCAGCGCCTACCCGCCTATCTCCCGCCAAGGTCTCCCAACTGCGAGATCCCGTTCGGCTGGCCGACCTGCTCCGTCGAGGCGACCGCGTCATCCGCCGGCGGGCGGCGCTGGCCCTGGGAGCGGTGGGCACGGACAAGGCGCGGCAGGCGCTGGAGGAAATCCTGCTGGGCGACCCCGTCCCCAGCGTGCGCGCCGCAGCCGCCGATGCCCTGGGGATTCTGGGCGACAGACGGTCGTCTCGCGCGCTGGAGCGGGCGGCAGGCGACCGCTTCCCATTGGTGCGCGCTGCCGTTGCTCGCGCCCTGCGGCGCTGCGGGGGTGAGGGCAGTGGGGCCACGCTGGAGCGCCTGGCGCACGACGAGCGCCGCAGGGTACGCCGCGCCGCGACCGAGGCCGAAGGGCCTCGCGCCAAGAGTTGA
- a CDS encoding DNRLRE domain-containing protein — translation MKGRLLGLLVIVAMLLVAIPSTAAPPSASGGPSAAAVPDDLAQEVTLTAVADTWINGWQPDANYGARNEFYVRNGNVHAALLKFDLSGIPAGATVLKARLTLYPVDLGSLAPAGAGNRPIPVATRHPLPVATMHPFTLSAYQVYRAWDELQATWLNATTGDMWGMPGANDSATDRSAAAADSVTITNETEVNLDVTSVVAEWVSDSTMNKGLFLGGSATKAMARAFASSSYWNPAMRPKLYVLYTTYPVASKGVEHFQASADTWISEWAPAANYEGRDRIKVRTGGEFESLVRFDLGGGLAAAGLPEGSVVAKATLRLYKFQTELPPDQFPPGDGDKAPGISGLVAKIKGSPAPNAIGAADAPYCSPDMYEPDDTMEQAQWFTVDGLPQTHGFHECTESDWVKFEATAGTRYMIQTLRLGEYYDTMLYLYDASGTQLAFDDDSGPGWASTIVWTAPADGIYYVKVVEYPGDCYPLFPWFDCSSGSYDLAIRSLGLHVYKALKNWSAGEATWQQASASEMWEIAGGRGATDRQMPALDTVQLKPEEGWVELDVTQAVRDWMTDMTAAEDNFGFLLEAADDVSREYAFASMEYSDPTKRPVLEVVYVVKPPDLTLNVVATNDFHGALVGRTYSWSRGNVVGGLAWIAGYYNVLRNLNPGGVIPLDAGDMMQGTLESNYFFGESTIAGFNALGLMGATFGNHEFDWGLDKLADRIAQSNFPWVSANIRLKDTGERPDWAVPYTYLEAKGVKIGLIGVALPETGSITNPAFTGHLNFTDPAAEINAILDEVWAGGANMVIVIAHIGGYAPDYGDIATLANALDPAKVNLLVSGHTHSRIATTINGIPVIQSYNGGSAFGRVDFTVDPWFKTVTGFTVKPTQNVYNTWDGGPATYEGQVVVRDEGVAAALQPYLDAVQELKNTVIGEALVPLTRDYRHESAMGNFVTDAMRAYDDTIDFAMTNSGGLRADIDAGPITYGELFSVLPFGNTFVKVWLTGEQVRATLEDGITGQHGIVQVSGLRFTFDYDLPAHSRIIGDVIDARTGEPLDPTRTYVVLVNSFMASGGDHYGTLPLAPQEDTYTVDIEYMVEYVKTHSPISATVEGRITALGTPPPY, via the coding sequence ATGAAAGGCCGACTTTTGGGTTTGCTCGTGATCGTTGCCATGTTGCTGGTGGCGATCCCCTCCACGGCAGCCCCCCCAAGCGCTTCGGGCGGGCCTTCCGCCGCAGCGGTCCCCGATGATCTGGCGCAAGAAGTTACCCTCACGGCTGTGGCAGACACGTGGATCAACGGGTGGCAGCCGGACGCGAATTACGGCGCGCGCAACGAGTTCTACGTGCGCAACGGGAATGTCCACGCGGCGCTCCTCAAGTTTGATCTGTCGGGCATCCCCGCGGGCGCGACGGTGCTGAAGGCGCGGCTCACGCTCTATCCGGTGGACCTAGGGTCGCTGGCCCCTGCGGGTGCTGGCAATCGCCCGATACCCGTCGCCACTAGGCATCCCTTACCCGTCGCCACTATGCATCCCTTCACGCTATCCGCCTACCAGGTCTATCGCGCCTGGGACGAACTCCAGGCGACCTGGCTCAATGCCACCACCGGCGACATGTGGGGCATGCCGGGTGCGAACGATTCGGCGACCGACCGCAGCGCAGCCGCCGCCGATTCGGTTACGATTACCAACGAGACCGAGGTGAACCTGGATGTTACGTCGGTGGTCGCCGAGTGGGTGTCTGACAGCACGATGAACAAGGGCTTGTTCCTGGGCGGGAGCGCCACCAAAGCCATGGCGCGCGCCTTCGCCTCGTCCAGTTACTGGAATCCAGCGATGCGCCCGAAACTGTACGTGCTGTACACCACGTATCCGGTGGCCAGCAAGGGCGTGGAGCACTTCCAGGCGTCGGCGGACACCTGGATCAGCGAGTGGGCGCCGGCAGCGAACTACGAGGGCCGCGACCGCATCAAGGTCCGCACCGGCGGCGAGTTTGAGAGCCTGGTGAGGTTTGACCTGGGTGGCGGGTTGGCTGCTGCGGGTCTCCCCGAAGGGAGCGTCGTGGCCAAGGCTACCCTGAGGCTCTACAAGTTTCAGACCGAATTACCGCCTGACCAGTTCCCGCCGGGGGATGGCGACAAAGCGCCTGGCATCTCGGGCCTAGTTGCCAAGATCAAGGGCAGCCCGGCCCCGAACGCCATCGGGGCGGCGGATGCCCCTTACTGCTCGCCCGACATGTACGAGCCGGACGACACGATGGAGCAGGCCCAGTGGTTCACAGTGGACGGCCTGCCGCAAACGCATGGCTTCCACGAGTGCACCGAGAGCGACTGGGTCAAGTTTGAGGCCACCGCGGGCACCCGCTACATGATCCAGACGCTGCGCCTGGGCGAGTATTATGACACCATGCTGTACCTGTACGATGCCAGCGGGACGCAACTGGCCTTTGATGACGACAGCGGCCCGGGTTGGGCCTCCACCATCGTCTGGACGGCTCCCGCGGACGGGATCTACTACGTGAAGGTTGTAGAGTACCCGGGCGACTGCTATCCACTGTTCCCGTGGTTTGACTGCTCCAGCGGGAGTTACGACCTGGCGATTCGCTCGCTCGGCTTGCACGTGTACAAGGCCCTGAAGAACTGGTCGGCGGGCGAGGCCACGTGGCAGCAGGCCTCGGCCAGCGAGATGTGGGAGATTGCCGGCGGCCGTGGCGCGACCGACCGCCAGATGCCCGCGCTGGACACCGTCCAACTGAAGCCCGAGGAGGGCTGGGTGGAACTGGACGTAACCCAGGCCGTGCGCGACTGGATGACGGACATGACCGCCGCCGAGGACAACTTCGGGTTCCTGCTGGAAGCCGCCGATGATGTCTCGCGCGAGTATGCCTTCGCGTCCATGGAATACAGCGACCCCACCAAGCGCCCGGTGCTTGAGGTGGTGTACGTCGTCAAGCCACCCGATCTCACGCTGAACGTGGTCGCCACCAACGACTTCCACGGCGCGCTGGTCGGGCGCACCTACTCCTGGTCCAGGGGCAATGTGGTGGGCGGCCTGGCGTGGATCGCCGGGTACTACAACGTGCTCCGCAACCTCAACCCAGGCGGCGTGATCCCGTTGGACGCCGGCGACATGATGCAGGGCACGCTGGAGAGCAACTACTTCTTCGGCGAGTCTACCATCGCCGGCTTCAACGCGCTGGGACTGATGGGCGCGACCTTCGGGAACCACGAGTTTGACTGGGGGCTGGACAAACTGGCCGACCGCATCGCCCAGTCCAACTTCCCGTGGGTATCGGCCAATATCCGGCTGAAGGACACCGGCGAGCGACCCGACTGGGCCGTGCCCTACACCTACCTTGAGGCGAAAGGCGTCAAGATCGGGCTCATCGGCGTCGCTCTGCCCGAGACGGGCAGCATCACAAATCCGGCGTTCACCGGCCACCTGAACTTTACCGACCCGGCCGCCGAGATCAACGCCATCCTTGACGAGGTCTGGGCAGGCGGCGCGAACATGGTCATCGTGATCGCCCACATCGGCGGCTATGCGCCCGACTACGGCGACATCGCGACCCTTGCCAACGCCCTGGATCCCGCCAAGGTCAACCTGCTCGTGTCGGGGCACACCCACTCGCGGATCGCGACGACGATCAACGGTATCCCCGTCATCCAGAGTTACAACGGCGGCAGCGCCTTCGGGCGTGTGGACTTTACGGTTGACCCGTGGTTCAAGACCGTTACCGGATTCACCGTGAAGCCCACGCAGAACGTGTACAACACCTGGGACGGTGGGCCGGCTACGTATGAGGGGCAAGTGGTCGTGCGCGACGAGGGTGTGGCCGCGGCGCTGCAACCGTACCTGGATGCGGTGCAGGAACTCAAGAACACGGTCATCGGCGAGGCGCTGGTGCCGCTCACGCGTGACTACCGCCACGAGTCGGCCATGGGCAACTTCGTTACCGACGCCATGCGGGCCTATGACGACACCATAGACTTCGCCATGACCAACAGCGGCGGTCTGCGCGCGGACATTGACGCCGGGCCTATCACCTACGGGGAGCTGTTCTCCGTCCTGCCGTTCGGCAACACGTTCGTCAAGGTGTGGCTGACGGGCGAGCAGGTGCGCGCCACGCTGGAAGACGGCATCACCGGCCAGCACGGCATCGTGCAGGTGTCGGGTCTGCGCTTCACCTTTGACTACGACCTGCCGGCGCACTCGCGCATCATCGGCGACGTGATTGATGCCCGCACCGGCGAGCCGCTGGATCCGACGCGCACCTATGTGGTGCTGGTCAACAGTTTCATGGCGAGCGGCGGCGATCACTACGGCACTCTGCCCCTCGCTCCGCAGGAAGACACCTACACCGTGGACATTGAGTACATGGTGGAGTACGTGAAGACGCACTCGCCGATCAGTGCCACGGTAGAAGGCCGCATCACGGCGCTCGGGACGCCTCCGCCGTACTAG
- a CDS encoding glutamine--tRNA ligase/YqeY domain fusion protein: MATNESPAPSNFIRDAIEEDLRTGKFTYVRTRFPPEPNGYLHIGHAKAICIDFGMAEEFGGLCNLRFDDTNPVKEEAEYVEAIKRDIRWLGFDWGDREYYASQYFEQLYEWAEQLIKDGKAYVDSLSEEEIKEYRGAFGIPGKESPYRNRSVEENLDLFRRMRAGEFPDGAHVLRAKIDMASGNMNLRDPIMYRIRHVSHHRTGDKWCIYPLYDWAHGQSDSIEGITHSLCDLAYEDHRPLYDWFIEQLGIHHPRQIEFARLNLSYTVLSKRLLLQLVEGGHVSGWDDPRMPTLAGMRRRGYTPEAIRTFCDRIGVAKNESIVDISLLEHCVREDLNKRAQRVMAVLRPLRLVITNYPEGKVEEVEAVNNPEDPSMGTRLVPFSRVLYVERDDFREEPPKGWFRLSPGREVRLQHAYYVTCQEVVKDASGQVVELRCTYDPETRGGRSADGRKVKGTLHWVSAAHALDAEVRLYDYLFTKRDPTEVEEGKDFKDYLNPNSLEVLQGCKVEPSLRGAAPGSRYQFLRVGYFCVDPDSTDGHLVFNRTVGLRDTWAKLEQQASAKGDE, translated from the coding sequence ATGGCGACAAACGAATCTCCTGCCCCATCCAATTTCATCCGAGATGCAATTGAGGAGGACCTGCGCACTGGCAAGTTCACCTACGTGCGCACGCGGTTCCCTCCCGAGCCGAATGGATACCTACACATCGGCCACGCCAAGGCCATCTGCATTGATTTCGGCATGGCCGAGGAGTTCGGCGGCCTTTGCAACCTGCGGTTTGACGACACGAACCCCGTCAAAGAAGAAGCCGAGTACGTGGAGGCCATCAAGCGCGACATCCGCTGGCTGGGGTTTGATTGGGGGGACCGCGAATACTACGCCTCGCAGTATTTTGAGCAGTTGTACGAGTGGGCCGAGCAACTGATCAAAGACGGCAAAGCCTACGTGGATAGCCTGAGCGAGGAGGAGATCAAGGAGTATCGCGGCGCGTTTGGCATCCCGGGCAAGGAAAGCCCCTATCGGAACCGTTCCGTGGAGGAGAACCTGGACCTGTTCCGGCGGATGCGCGCGGGCGAGTTCCCCGATGGCGCCCACGTCCTGCGCGCGAAGATTGACATGGCGTCGGGCAACATGAACCTGCGCGACCCCATCATGTACCGCATCCGCCACGTGTCGCACCACCGCACCGGCGACAAGTGGTGCATCTACCCGCTGTACGACTGGGCGCACGGGCAGTCCGATTCCATTGAGGGGATCACGCACTCGTTGTGCGACCTGGCCTACGAGGATCATCGCCCGCTGTACGACTGGTTCATTGAGCAACTGGGCATTCACCATCCTCGCCAGATTGAGTTTGCGCGGCTGAACCTGAGTTACACGGTGCTCAGCAAGCGCCTGCTGTTGCAGTTGGTGGAGGGCGGCCACGTGAGCGGCTGGGACGACCCGCGCATGCCCACTCTCGCGGGGATGCGGCGGCGCGGCTACACGCCCGAGGCCATCCGCACCTTCTGCGACCGCATCGGCGTGGCCAAGAATGAGAGCATCGTGGACATCTCGCTGCTGGAGCATTGCGTGCGGGAGGATTTGAACAAGCGGGCGCAGCGGGTGATGGCGGTACTCCGCCCCCTGCGGCTGGTAATCACGAACTACCCCGAGGGCAAGGTGGAGGAAGTGGAGGCGGTCAACAACCCCGAGGATCCGTCCATGGGGACGCGGCTGGTGCCCTTCTCGCGCGTGCTGTATGTGGAACGGGACGATTTCCGCGAGGAACCGCCGAAGGGGTGGTTCCGCTTGTCTCCCGGGCGCGAGGTGCGGCTGCAGCATGCCTACTACGTAACCTGCCAGGAAGTGGTGAAGGACGCCTCGGGCCAGGTGGTGGAACTGCGCTGCACCTACGACCCCGAGACGAGGGGCGGGCGCTCCGCGGATGGTCGCAAGGTCAAGGGCACGCTCCATTGGGTCTCGGCGGCGCACGCCCTGGACGCCGAGGTGCGCCTGTACGACTACCTGTTCACCAAGCGCGACCCCACCGAGGTGGAGGAGGGCAAGGACTTCAAGGATTACCTCAATCCCAACTCGCTGGAGGTGCTGCAGGGGTGCAAGGTGGAGCCGAGCCTGCGAGGGGCCGCGCCCGGAAGCCGCTACCAGTTCCTGCGCGTGGGCTACTTCTGCGTGGATCCGGACTCTACCGATGGGCACCTTGTGTTCAATCGCACTGTGGGCCTGCGCGACACGTGGGCCAAACTGGAGCAGCAGGCATCCGCGAAGGGCGATGAGTGA
- a CDS encoding VCBS repeat-containing protein has translation MRVRVLPLILLLATLLIAGAQGGSANPRPVLSAALHFPAGRAPVAVLNVDADGDGLADVVAAARDDDSIAFLEGAGNGTFRAPVLSAACPGLAALAAGDFDRDGRPDMACIGQSEEAVRVLAGSGAGVFAPRTTLPLEGLPGGVAVSDWTGDGRLDVAASVPGQGTVVIFPGRGDGTFATGLGTAIAAGVTEIAAADFDGDTLWDMAVANPGAGGISLLLGTGAGAFRIADSVPASPGLRGLAAADLNADGHADLVAADSLTDRVFWWRGLGDGTFAEPLYALTDRGPVGLAVGDVNRDGWADIVTANAAGQTLSVVPASAGGLGPAYSLPAGESPSTVAVGDWSADGWPDVAIGDVLRDRIALFLGDGGGGLVSARAYPVGDGPVAVKIADVDGDTWADALVISSQSRTLSLFRGRGAGGLEPWATLATGSYPSAVETGDFSRDGRTDIALANMGSGELWVFFATAEGAWDGPHVHFLGGWPEGLAAGDFNGDGNPDMLVGDTRADRVRVLYGTSSGDFHEDALPYQAGPDPRHLAVADLNRDGVLDGVAGCESGQQVCRLLGTSAGTFVVSCFAAGGRVGALDVGDVNGDDVPDAVVALRDAGQVGVLLGSGDGSFGAVRKWDVGADPTGVALADIDGDGLADVATANRGSGDVSVLLGDGSGGFGGRLDYEAGLWPMDVDAADVDHDGDADAFAVDARGDALRVLGGTAAPHPRLFKGDLYDPIRAGDNQRYFITVTNLRRVPITQVVLTDTLPAGLDFVSADSGGVGQWGNPIVTWNLGTFAPGEERTIRLVAHTRSSLAGGSVFTNTVVLGCAECAGASASADTRVLAPTPTPSPTPTRVPASPRLRLPVLWVGK, from the coding sequence ATGAGAGTTCGCGTGCTGCCGTTGATCTTGCTGTTGGCCACACTCCTCATCGCGGGGGCGCAGGGGGGATCGGCAAATCCCCGCCCTGTGCTTTCGGCTGCGTTGCATTTTCCCGCGGGGCGCGCTCCCGTGGCGGTCCTGAACGTGGATGCGGACGGGGATGGCCTGGCCGATGTTGTGGCGGCGGCCAGGGACGACGATAGCATTGCGTTTCTGGAGGGCGCGGGTAACGGCACGTTTCGCGCGCCGGTGCTTTCTGCGGCGTGCCCTGGGCTGGCGGCGCTTGCGGCAGGGGATTTCGACCGCGATGGCCGGCCGGACATGGCGTGCATCGGGCAGTCCGAGGAAGCAGTGCGGGTGCTCGCGGGAAGTGGCGCCGGCGTTTTTGCGCCGCGCACGACTCTACCGCTGGAGGGTTTGCCGGGGGGCGTTGCCGTGTCCGACTGGACCGGCGACGGACGCCTGGATGTGGCCGCTTCGGTGCCCGGACAGGGCACGGTGGTGATCTTCCCCGGACGGGGCGACGGCACGTTCGCGACCGGCCTGGGAACGGCCATCGCAGCGGGTGTAACGGAGATCGCCGCCGCGGATTTTGACGGCGACACCTTGTGGGACATGGCCGTCGCCAATCCGGGGGCCGGCGGCATATCGCTTCTGCTCGGCACGGGGGCGGGGGCGTTTCGCATCGCGGATAGCGTGCCCGCATCCCCTGGCCTGCGCGGTCTGGCGGCCGCAGATCTGAACGCGGACGGACATGCGGACCTGGTCGCGGCGGACTCGCTGACGGATCGGGTCTTCTGGTGGCGCGGTCTTGGCGATGGCACGTTCGCCGAGCCGCTGTATGCGCTGACGGACCGGGGGCCGGTGGGCCTGGCCGTGGGCGACGTGAACCGAGACGGCTGGGCCGACATCGTAACCGCGAACGCCGCCGGGCAGACCCTGTCGGTTGTGCCGGCTTCGGCTGGGGGGCTTGGGCCAGCCTATTCCCTGCCCGCGGGCGAAAGCCCCTCGACTGTGGCGGTGGGGGATTGGAGTGCCGACGGGTGGCCGGATGTGGCCATCGGCGACGTTTTGCGCGACAGGATCGCGCTGTTCCTCGGCGATGGCGGGGGCGGGCTGGTGTCGGCGCGCGCCTATCCCGTGGGCGATGGGCCGGTGGCCGTGAAAATCGCGGACGTGGACGGGGACACCTGGGCCGACGCGCTGGTCATCAGCAGCCAGAGCCGTACGCTGTCGCTGTTTCGGGGCAGAGGCGCGGGAGGGCTTGAGCCGTGGGCGACCCTGGCCACGGGGAGTTACCCGTCGGCCGTGGAGACAGGCGATTTTAGCCGCGACGGGCGCACCGACATCGCGCTGGCGAACATGGGCAGCGGCGAACTGTGGGTCTTCTTCGCCACGGCCGAGGGCGCGTGGGACGGGCCTCATGTGCATTTCCTGGGCGGCTGGCCCGAGGGCCTCGCGGCCGGGGACTTCAACGGCGACGGCAACCCGGATATGCTGGTTGGCGACACGCGCGCCGATCGCGTGCGGGTGCTCTACGGCACGAGCAGCGGCGACTTTCACGAAGATGCGCTCCCATACCAGGCGGGACCTGACCCCCGCCATCTTGCCGTGGCCGACCTGAACCGCGACGGCGTCCTGGACGGCGTGGCAGGGTGCGAATCGGGCCAGCAAGTGTGCAGGCTGCTGGGCACGTCGGCGGGGACGTTTGTGGTCTCCTGCTTTGCCGCCGGCGGGCGGGTCGGTGCGCTGGATGTCGGCGATGTGAACGGGGATGACGTCCCCGATGCTGTGGTTGCGCTGCGCGACGCGGGGCAGGTGGGGGTCCTGCTGGGCAGCGGCGACGGCTCGTTCGGCGCGGTGCGCAAGTGGGATGTGGGCGCTGACCCCACGGGGGTGGCCCTGGCGGACATAGACGGGGACGGGCTGGCGGACGTGGCGACGGCAAACCGAGGTTCGGGCGATGTCAGCGTGCTGCTGGGAGATGGCAGCGGGGGCTTCGGCGGACGGCTGGACTACGAAGCCGGTCTTTGGCCCATGGACGTGGACGCGGCGGATGTGGATCACGATGGGGATGCCGACGCCTTCGCCGTGGATGCCCGCGGCGATGCGCTGAGGGTGCTCGGCGGGACGGCCGCCCCGCACCCGCGCCTGTTCAAGGGCGACCTGTATGATCCCATCCGCGCGGGCGACAATCAGCGCTATTTCATCACCGTAACCAACTTGCGCCGCGTGCCCATCACGCAGGTGGTGCTCACGGATACGCTGCCTGCGGGCCTGGATTTCGTGAGCGCGGACTCCGGGGGCGTGGGCCAGTGGGGGAATCCCATCGTTACGTGGAATCTGGGCACGTTCGCGCCCGGCGAGGAGCGGACGATTCGCCTCGTCGCGCATACCCGCTCGTCTCTGGCCGGCGGGTCGGTGTTCACGAACACGGTCGTGTTGGGCTGCGCCGAATGCGCCGGGGCCAGCGCATCGGCCGACACCAGAGTGCTGGCCCCGACGCCGACACCCAGCCCGACGCCGACGCGCGTGCCCGCGTCGCCCAGGCTTCGGCTGCCTGTCCTGTGGGTGGGGAAGTGA